From a single Herbiconiux sp. SALV-R1 genomic region:
- a CDS encoding ion channel protein, producing the protein MTAASPDASPAPAQGAQGGAPDETPDRAPATRVQLLLAIPALVVGAVSALILFALDELSEWLEGLIWHTLPEATGLDPSNGFFIFTVLTLTGIAVGLVVWQLPGHGGRDSATTELIAPPLPLRSLPTLALVATLGLAGGVSLGPENPIIAINAGLMAAVVGRMFTRVPVQLTVMMAAAGTVGALFGTPVAAALVLTGIVAAFPRGGALWDRLFLPLVAAGAGSVTMRFLAHPTFELPLPAYDTIAPIDLLSGAGIAVAAAAFGVLCVVLFRALHRFFHGFGNPLVYITLGGVALGLLGALGGEITLFKGLAQMGELITNAGEYSGLQLLSIFGVKLLALAVAGASGFRGGHIFPAVFLGVAFGMYANVLVPAIPLTLAVGAGVLGMVLAIARDGWIALFVATLVTGSVVALPLLCIAILPAWLLVSRAPEMVVAEVPDTNRVLNPFRRRAAA; encoded by the coding sequence GTGACCGCAGCATCGCCAGACGCCTCTCCCGCACCCGCCCAGGGTGCCCAGGGCGGCGCGCCCGACGAGACTCCCGACCGCGCACCGGCGACCCGCGTGCAACTGCTGCTCGCGATTCCCGCGCTCGTCGTGGGGGCCGTCTCGGCGCTCATCCTGTTCGCGCTCGACGAGCTCTCGGAGTGGCTCGAGGGCCTCATCTGGCACACCCTCCCCGAGGCGACCGGCCTCGACCCCTCGAACGGCTTCTTCATCTTCACCGTGCTCACGCTGACGGGCATCGCCGTGGGGCTCGTGGTGTGGCAGCTGCCGGGGCACGGCGGCCGCGACTCGGCGACGACCGAACTCATCGCTCCCCCGCTGCCGCTGCGCTCGCTGCCGACGCTCGCGCTCGTGGCGACGCTCGGCCTCGCGGGCGGTGTGAGCCTGGGACCGGAGAACCCGATCATCGCCATCAACGCGGGACTCATGGCCGCGGTGGTGGGCCGGATGTTCACGCGGGTTCCCGTGCAGCTCACCGTGATGATGGCGGCGGCCGGCACCGTCGGTGCGCTGTTCGGCACACCGGTGGCGGCCGCACTGGTGCTCACCGGCATCGTCGCCGCGTTCCCGCGCGGCGGCGCGCTCTGGGACAGGCTCTTCCTGCCGCTCGTCGCCGCCGGTGCCGGCTCGGTGACGATGCGGTTCCTCGCCCACCCGACGTTCGAGCTGCCACTGCCCGCCTACGACACCATCGCCCCGATCGACCTGCTGAGCGGCGCCGGCATCGCGGTCGCGGCGGCCGCGTTCGGGGTGCTTTGCGTGGTGCTGTTCCGGGCACTGCACCGCTTCTTCCACGGTTTCGGCAACCCGCTCGTCTACATCACGCTGGGCGGCGTGGCGCTGGGGCTGCTCGGGGCGCTCGGTGGCGAGATCACGCTGTTCAAGGGGCTCGCGCAGATGGGTGAGCTCATCACGAACGCGGGCGAGTACTCCGGACTGCAGCTGCTGTCGATCTTCGGCGTGAAGCTGCTGGCGCTCGCGGTGGCCGGGGCGTCGGGCTTCCGGGGCGGACACATCTTTCCCGCGGTGTTCCTCGGCGTGGCGTTCGGCATGTACGCGAACGTGCTCGTTCCGGCGATCCCGCTCACGCTCGCCGTGGGCGCGGGAGTGCTCGGCATGGTGCTCGCCATCGCCCGCGACGGATGGATCGCGCTCTTCGTCGCCACCCTCGTCACCGGCAGCGTGGTGGCGCTCCCGCTGCTGTGCATCGCCATCCTCCCCGCCTGGCTCCTGGTCTCGCGCGCCCCCGAGATGGTGGTCGCGGAGGTTCCCGACACGAACCGCGTGCTCAACCCCTTCCGCCGTCGCGCCGCGGCCTGA
- a CDS encoding heavy-metal-associated domain-containing protein, whose amino-acid sequence MSQHNPAEETTIMQSDGFRDLGLTARGGDGCACCAPGAGAAGAHGAGHAGPAGVGSTGAGAGGAVTTLLVEGMTCAHCVASVTEELSEVDGVESVTVELVVGGASTVRVAGPGAGASEALQAAVEEAGYTLAPRS is encoded by the coding sequence ATGTCACAGCACAATCCGGCGGAGGAGACCACCATCATGCAGAGCGACGGATTCCGCGACCTGGGGCTGACGGCACGCGGGGGTGACGGATGCGCGTGCTGCGCACCCGGGGCCGGCGCGGCGGGTGCGCACGGGGCTGGTCACGCGGGGCCTGCGGGCGTGGGCAGCACGGGTGCTGGCGCGGGCGGCGCGGTGACGACGCTGCTCGTCGAGGGGATGACGTGTGCGCACTGTGTGGCGAGCGTCACCGAGGAGCTCTCGGAGGTGGACGGGGTCGAGTCGGTGACCGTCGAGCTCGTGGTCGGGGGCGCTTCGACGGTGCGGGTCGCCGGGCCCGGCGCGGGTGCGTCCGAGGCGTTGCAGGCCGCCGTCGAGGAGGCCGGGTACACGCTCGCCCCGCGCTCATGA
- a CDS encoding cation-translocating P-type ATPase produces MSALDVELEIGGMTCASCANRVERKLNKLPGVEATVNYATEKARVRSDGVDARELVAAVKAAGYTATLPAPPAAAPLAAAPRESARSSASGVDPARASSRPSEGAADPTPAPDRGSRMLLRRLVVSGALALPVALMSMVPALQFTSWQWVALVLATPVVVWGAWPFHRAAAVNARHGAATMDTLISVGVLAAYGWSLYALVFGSAGEPGMHMSFSLIGTPEGGSGEIYLEVASAVTVFILAGRYIESRAKRSSAEALRALLSLAAKDASVLRDGVEQRVPASALRVGDLIVVRPGEKIAADGVVVEGASAVDTSLVTGESVPVEVSAGSRVIGATLVVGGRLVVEATRVGADTELARMGRLLEEAQTGKAQVQRLADRVSGVFVPVVMVLAVVAFAGWLLAGASLEVAFTAGVATLIIACPCALGLATPTALLVGTGRGSQLGILLRGPQVLEQTRRVDTIVLDKTGTVTTGEMSVREVVPATGARGASAPAGVSAADLIAIAAAVEEGSEHPVARAIVRAAATDLPRVEGFEAHTGFGVQGVVGGRAVVAGRLSWLAEEWRIDTGALAPHAAELEADGATVVAVAAEGVALGLIAVADTVKITSARAIEELRALGLTPVLLTGDNPGAAAFAARAVGIDEVRAGVTPAGKLDAIRSLQREGRVVSMAGDGVNDAAALAAADLGLAMGDGTDAAIAAGDITIVGSDLRTAATAIRLARATLGIIKGNLFWAFAYNAAAIPLAMLGLLNPLLAGAAMAFSSVFVVTNSLRLRRFR; encoded by the coding sequence ATGAGCGCGCTCGACGTCGAGCTCGAGATCGGCGGCATGACCTGTGCGTCGTGCGCCAACCGGGTAGAGCGCAAGCTGAACAAGCTGCCCGGGGTCGAGGCGACCGTCAACTACGCCACCGAGAAGGCGCGCGTGCGATCCGACGGGGTCGACGCCCGCGAGCTCGTGGCCGCCGTCAAGGCCGCGGGCTACACGGCCACCCTCCCGGCGCCGCCGGCCGCTGCGCCGCTGGCCGCTGCACCGCGGGAGTCTGCTCGGTCGTCCGCATCCGGTGTCGACCCGGCCCGCGCATCCTCTCGCCCTTCTGAGGGTGCGGCCGACCCCACCCCCGCGCCTGACCGCGGGTCGCGGATGCTGCTGCGCCGGCTCGTCGTCTCGGGGGCGCTGGCGCTGCCGGTGGCGCTCATGTCGATGGTGCCGGCGCTGCAGTTCACGTCGTGGCAGTGGGTCGCGCTCGTGCTCGCGACGCCGGTCGTGGTGTGGGGTGCGTGGCCGTTCCACCGCGCGGCGGCGGTGAACGCGCGGCACGGCGCCGCGACGATGGACACGCTCATCAGCGTGGGGGTGCTCGCCGCCTACGGCTGGTCGCTCTACGCGCTCGTGTTCGGGTCGGCCGGTGAGCCCGGGATGCACATGTCCTTCAGTCTCATCGGCACGCCCGAGGGCGGATCGGGCGAGATCTACCTCGAGGTCGCGTCGGCGGTGACGGTGTTCATCCTGGCCGGGCGGTACATCGAGTCGCGGGCGAAGAGGTCGTCGGCGGAGGCGCTTCGAGCGCTGCTCTCGCTCGCCGCGAAGGACGCGTCGGTGCTGCGCGACGGGGTCGAGCAGCGGGTGCCCGCGAGCGCGCTGCGGGTCGGCGATCTCATCGTCGTGCGTCCCGGGGAGAAGATCGCCGCCGACGGCGTGGTCGTCGAGGGGGCGTCGGCGGTCGACACGAGCCTCGTCACGGGCGAGTCGGTGCCGGTGGAGGTGTCGGCGGGGTCGCGCGTGATCGGGGCGACGCTCGTGGTCGGAGGGCGACTCGTCGTCGAGGCCACCCGTGTCGGCGCCGACACGGAGCTTGCCCGGATGGGGCGCCTCCTCGAAGAGGCACAGACCGGCAAGGCGCAGGTGCAGCGGCTCGCCGACCGCGTCTCGGGAGTGTTCGTGCCGGTCGTGATGGTGCTCGCGGTCGTCGCGTTCGCCGGGTGGCTGCTCGCCGGGGCGTCGCTCGAGGTCGCGTTCACGGCGGGGGTGGCGACGCTCATCATCGCCTGCCCGTGCGCCCTCGGGCTCGCGACGCCGACGGCGCTGCTGGTGGGCACGGGGCGTGGGTCGCAGCTCGGCATCCTGCTGCGTGGACCGCAGGTGCTGGAGCAGACCCGTCGCGTCGACACGATCGTGCTCGACAAGACCGGCACCGTCACGACGGGCGAGATGAGCGTGCGGGAGGTGGTGCCCGCCACGGGCGCTCGCGGGGCGAGCGCGCCTGCGGGCGTCTCCGCTGCCGACCTAATCGCGATCGCGGCTGCCGTGGAGGAGGGGTCGGAGCATCCGGTGGCGCGGGCCATCGTGCGGGCGGCCGCCACCGACCTCCCGCGGGTGGAGGGCTTCGAGGCGCACACCGGGTTCGGCGTGCAGGGGGTGGTCGGCGGGCGGGCCGTGGTCGCCGGGCGCCTGTCGTGGCTCGCCGAGGAGTGGCGCATCGACACCGGCGCGCTCGCGCCACACGCGGCCGAGCTGGAGGCCGACGGCGCGACGGTCGTCGCAGTGGCCGCCGAAGGCGTCGCCCTCGGACTCATCGCCGTGGCCGACACCGTCAAAATCACCAGCGCCCGCGCCATCGAGGAACTGCGAGCCCTCGGGCTCACCCCCGTGCTCCTCACCGGCGACAACCCCGGAGCCGCCGCCTTCGCGGCGCGCGCCGTGGGCATCGACGAGGTGCGGGCGGGAGTGACGCCCGCCGGCAAGCTCGACGCCATCCGCTCGCTGCAGCGCGAGGGGCGCGTCGTCTCGATGGCGGGCGACGGCGTGAACGACGCCGCGGCGCTGGCCGCCGCCGACCTCGGACTCGCCATGGGCGACGGCACCGACGCCGCGATCGCCGCCGGCGACATCACGATCGTCGGCAGCGACCTCCGCACGGCGGCGACCGCCATCCGTCTGGCGCGCGCCACCCTCGGCATCATCAAGGGCAACCTGTTCTGGGCCTTCGCCTACAACGCCGCGGCCATCCCTCTCGCCATGCTCGGCCTCCTCAACCCGCTGCTCGCCGGCGCCGCCATGGCCTTCTCCTCGGTCTTCGTCGTCACCAACAGCCTCCGCCTGCGCCGCTTCCGCTGA
- a CDS encoding MFS transporter, with product MLTEVVMSSNTDAAGKSKDSGQAPRTVRSLVPARMDRLPWTRFHWMVVFGLGVSWILDGLEIQIIASNGFQAELGMDSAQVGLAGTIYLVGQVIGALVFGRLSDRFGRKKLFIITLAIYLIGSALAGLSPNMEFLFVMRFIAGLGIGGEYAAINSAIDELIPSHYRGRIDIAINGTYWGGAALGSVANLFFLNPDNFAENIGWRLAFFIGPVLGLVMIYMRRHIPESPRWLMTHGKEDVAEKTVDDIEARVEKESGKKLDPVPDDQAIEVKPLDRIPFMKIASVLIRDYPNRTVVGLTMMITQSFLYNAIFFTYALALQNFYGVENDAVQYFFFPFAIGNLVGPLVLGPLFDTWGRRKMILLTYGLSGVILTVSGFLFQADVLNATTQTVFWCVAFFFASAGASSAYLTVSELFPLEMRSQVISYFFSIAQIAGSVAPLLFASLIGDGEDRGPITIGYIGAGLLMVVGGVISFIFGVNAERKPLEAITNPLSAVSEGKLNVDGERTTRARKQRT from the coding sequence ATGCTGACGGAGGTAGTGATGTCGTCGAACACGGATGCGGCCGGCAAGTCGAAAGATTCCGGCCAGGCCCCACGCACGGTCAGGAGCTTGGTTCCGGCGCGGATGGACAGGCTGCCGTGGACGAGGTTCCACTGGATGGTGGTCTTCGGCCTCGGCGTCTCCTGGATCCTCGACGGCCTCGAGATCCAGATCATCGCCTCGAACGGCTTCCAGGCCGAGCTCGGCATGGACTCCGCGCAGGTCGGCCTCGCCGGCACCATCTACCTGGTCGGTCAGGTGATCGGCGCGCTCGTGTTCGGCAGGCTCTCCGACAGGTTCGGGCGCAAGAAGCTGTTCATCATCACGCTCGCGATCTACCTGATCGGCTCGGCGCTCGCCGGATTGAGCCCGAACATGGAGTTCCTGTTCGTGATGCGCTTCATCGCGGGCCTCGGCATCGGCGGCGAGTACGCGGCCATCAACTCGGCGATCGACGAGCTCATCCCGAGCCACTATCGCGGCCGCATCGACATCGCCATCAACGGCACCTACTGGGGCGGCGCCGCCCTCGGCTCGGTGGCGAACCTGTTCTTCCTCAACCCCGACAACTTCGCCGAGAACATCGGCTGGCGTCTCGCGTTCTTCATCGGCCCCGTGCTCGGTCTGGTCATGATCTATATGCGCCGGCACATCCCCGAGAGCCCGCGCTGGCTGATGACGCACGGCAAGGAGGACGTCGCCGAGAAGACCGTCGACGACATCGAGGCCCGCGTCGAGAAGGAGTCGGGCAAGAAGCTCGACCCGGTGCCCGACGACCAGGCCATCGAGGTGAAACCGCTCGACCGCATCCCGTTCATGAAGATCGCGAGCGTGCTCATCCGCGATTACCCGAACCGCACCGTGGTGGGTCTCACCATGATGATCACGCAGTCGTTCCTCTACAACGCCATCTTCTTCACCTACGCGTTGGCGCTGCAGAACTTCTACGGGGTCGAGAACGACGCGGTGCAGTACTTCTTCTTCCCGTTCGCGATCGGCAACCTGGTCGGCCCGCTGGTGCTCGGCCCGCTGTTCGACACCTGGGGTCGGCGCAAGATGATCCTGCTCACCTACGGGCTGTCGGGCGTCATCCTCACCGTCTCGGGCTTCCTGTTCCAGGCGGATGTGCTGAACGCCACCACCCAGACCGTGTTCTGGTGCGTCGCATTCTTCTTCGCCAGCGCCGGCGCCTCCTCCGCCTACCTCACGGTGAGCGAGCTGTTCCCGCTCGAGATGCGCTCGCAGGTCATCTCGTACTTCTTCTCCATCGCGCAGATCGCCGGATCGGTCGCCCCCCTCCTGTTCGCCTCGCTCATCGGCGACGGCGAAGACCGCGGCCCCATCACCATCGGCTACATCGGCGCCGGCCTGCTCATGGTGGTGGGCGGCGTCATCTCGTTCATCTTCGGTGTGAACGCCGAGCGCAAACCGCTCGAGGCCATCACCAACCCGCTCTCCGCCGTATCCGAGGGCAAGCTCAACGTCGACGGCGAGCGCACCACGCGGGCGCGCAAGCAGCGCACCTAG
- a CDS encoding nucleotidyltransferase domain-containing protein, giving the protein MQVQMPFWAITKSLDGAVLEVLVHAHAPMSIADIARATSNSYAGVRSTVHRLASQGTVLRSPAGKLTLYSFNAEHILAGAVREIVSARARLWARISELVPQTFADPPVYAAVFGSAATGTMQEDSDIDLFFERPAGADPGRFEVDAESVAWQVFRLTGNEAHPLIYAEDEVAGALASQRVLADIARDGVPLAGDPAAFRRRLRRGRRGAEARVSG; this is encoded by the coding sequence GTGCAGGTGCAGATGCCCTTCTGGGCAATCACGAAGTCGCTCGACGGCGCAGTGCTGGAGGTGCTCGTGCATGCTCACGCTCCGATGAGCATCGCCGACATCGCGCGGGCCACATCGAACTCCTACGCCGGGGTGCGGTCCACCGTGCACCGGCTCGCGTCGCAGGGCACGGTGCTCCGCTCCCCCGCCGGCAAGCTCACCCTCTACTCCTTCAACGCCGAGCACATCCTCGCCGGGGCCGTTCGGGAGATCGTCTCGGCACGAGCGCGACTGTGGGCACGCATCAGTGAGCTCGTTCCGCAGACGTTCGCCGACCCACCCGTCTACGCCGCCGTGTTCGGCTCCGCAGCCACGGGCACGATGCAGGAAGACAGCGACATCGATCTCTTCTTCGAACGGCCGGCAGGCGCAGACCCCGGTCGCTTCGAGGTCGACGCGGAGTCGGTCGCCTGGCAGGTGTTCCGCCTCACCGGGAACGAGGCACACCCCCTCATCTATGCAGAAGACGAGGTGGCGGGCGCCCTCGCGTCTCAACGCGTTCTCGCCGACATCGCCCGCGACGGCGTCCCGCTCGCGGGAGACCCGGCGGCCTTCCGTCGCCGTCTCCGCCGCGGCCGCCGCGGTGCAGAAGCCCGTGTCTCGGGTTGA
- a CDS encoding GNAT family N-acetyltransferase: MGEGDLDAMAGLLGDARVMTYYPAPKTREGAAAWIAWNRRNYDTHGFGLWIVETREGEFVGDCGLTVQEVAGSPAVEVGYHVRPALQGRGYATEAAAACLEFAKDHMSADRVVAIIHPQNRASERVAEKIGMTRLTDEGSGDARRIVLGVTLHRP; this comes from the coding sequence ATGGGCGAGGGGGATCTCGACGCGATGGCGGGGTTGCTCGGTGACGCGAGGGTGATGACGTACTACCCGGCACCCAAGACCCGGGAGGGCGCCGCCGCCTGGATCGCCTGGAACCGGCGCAACTACGACACCCACGGCTTCGGGCTGTGGATCGTCGAGACGCGCGAGGGCGAGTTCGTCGGCGACTGCGGTCTCACCGTGCAGGAGGTCGCCGGCTCCCCCGCCGTCGAGGTCGGGTACCACGTGCGCCCCGCGCTGCAGGGGCGCGGCTACGCGACGGAGGCCGCCGCCGCATGCCTCGAGTTCGCGAAGGATCACATGAGTGCCGACCGGGTGGTGGCGATCATCCATCCGCAGAACCGCGCCTCCGAGCGGGTCGCCGAGAAGATCGGGATGACGCGCCTGACCGACGAGGGCAGCGGTGACGCACGGCGCATCGTGCTGGGGGTGACGCTGCACCGACCTTGA
- a CDS encoding alpha/beta fold hydrolase — protein sequence MERRDSPAATAAHPALAQPTVVIVPGIGMSHRYSSRLAEEMGRTRAVLALDLPGFAGHRLPDGTLPPPQQLTVPELADAVLRALDDHDVTEAVLVGHSMGAQIAAEAARRENLTTSVTPRIRGLVLAAPVVDPSRRSAAQQTADLLRDTFAETPAAVAVIAADYLRTRPRRFGAALRRMLDYRLEETIADWRGPVLVLRGSNDPIARLEWCEQLTHRAARGTLVELEGPGHVLQHTDAPRVAHEIEAFIARQVAGA from the coding sequence ATGGAACGACGAGACAGCCCAGCCGCCACCGCCGCCCACCCGGCCCTGGCGCAGCCCACGGTGGTGATCGTCCCCGGCATCGGCATGTCGCACCGCTACAGCAGCCGCCTCGCCGAGGAGATGGGACGCACGAGGGCCGTGCTGGCGCTCGACCTTCCGGGCTTCGCTGGCCACCGCTTGCCAGACGGCACCCTCCCCCCGCCCCAGCAGCTGACCGTGCCCGAACTCGCAGACGCCGTGCTGCGCGCCCTCGACGACCACGACGTCACCGAGGCGGTGCTCGTCGGCCACTCGATGGGTGCACAGATCGCCGCGGAGGCGGCCCGCCGCGAGAACCTCACCACAAGCGTCACCCCGCGCATCCGGGGCCTGGTGCTCGCCGCGCCCGTCGTCGACCCGAGTCGGCGCAGCGCGGCGCAACAGACCGCCGATTTGCTGCGCGACACCTTCGCCGAGACGCCCGCCGCGGTGGCGGTGATCGCCGCCGACTACCTGCGCACCCGACCGCGACGCTTCGGCGCGGCGCTCCGACGGATGCTCGACTACCGCCTGGAGGAGACCATCGCCGACTGGAGAGGACCGGTTCTCGTGCTCCGCGGCAGCAACGACCCCATCGCCCGGCTCGAGTGGTGCGAACAGCTGACCCACCGCGCCGCCCGCGGCACCCTGGTCGAGCTCGAGGGCCCCGGCCACGTGCTGCAGCACACCGACGCCCCTCGGGTGGCGCACGAGATCGAGGCGTTCATCGCCCGGCAGGTCGCCGGCGCGTGA
- a CDS encoding triacylglycerol lipase: MSGPVSIRAFAEGVTKDYVVAAALQLGGWASRIDPARYATGTERPCIALPGVYETWHFMRPMIEALHRRGHPVHVVSALRRNRRPVVDSAELVARFIADRGLDDVFIAAHSKGGLIGKYAMLKLDPDHRLVRMVAVATPFSGSRYARWAPNSTLRAFRSDDPTTTLLSSEDLVNERIVSVFSSFDPIVPEGSELPGAQNVRLPSGGHFDVLRDRRAIDIVTEEAARPAA, translated from the coding sequence GTGAGCGGGCCCGTCAGCATCCGCGCCTTCGCCGAGGGCGTCACCAAGGACTACGTGGTCGCCGCCGCCCTGCAGCTCGGCGGGTGGGCCTCGCGCATCGACCCCGCCCGCTACGCCACCGGCACCGAGCGCCCGTGCATCGCCCTGCCCGGCGTCTACGAGACCTGGCACTTCATGCGGCCCATGATCGAGGCGCTCCACCGTCGCGGCCACCCGGTTCACGTCGTCTCCGCGCTGCGCCGCAACCGGCGCCCCGTGGTCGACAGCGCCGAGCTCGTCGCCCGCTTCATCGCCGACCGCGGCCTCGACGACGTCTTCATCGCCGCCCACAGCAAGGGCGGGCTCATCGGCAAGTACGCCATGCTGAAGCTCGACCCCGACCACCGCCTCGTGCGCATGGTCGCCGTCGCGACCCCGTTCTCGGGCAGCCGCTACGCCCGCTGGGCACCGAACAGCACGCTGCGCGCGTTCCGGTCGGACGACCCCACCACGACCCTCCTCTCCTCCGAAGACCTCGTGAACGAGCGCATCGTCTCGGTCTTCAGCAGCTTCGACCCGATCGTGCCCGAGGGCAGCGAGCTGCCGGGCGCCCAGAACGTGCGGTTGCCCTCAGGCGGCCACTTCGACGTGCTGCGCGACCGCCGCGCGATCGACATCGTGACGGAGGAGGCGGCGCGGCCCGCCGCCTAG
- a CDS encoding LysE family translocator, translated as MTPLQTFPLSGEAALGMTAAALAMVLTPGPNMMYLASRSIGQGRRAGLISLAGTGVGFVIYMLMANAGLAVVFVAVPWLFIALKAAGVAYLGWLAWKALRPGGAGVFEIRDLPRDSGRRLFRMGLVTNLLNPKAAIMYLTLIPQFIDPHRGHQLTQGVALGLLQIGISMTVNALIVVGAASIAGVLARRPAWTVWQRRISGTLLGAVAILLAREVPARAHV; from the coding sequence GTGACTCCACTCCAGACGTTCCCCCTCTCCGGCGAGGCTGCGCTCGGCATGACAGCCGCTGCGCTGGCGATGGTGCTCACCCCCGGCCCGAACATGATGTACCTCGCCTCTCGCAGCATCGGACAAGGTCGCCGTGCCGGACTGATCTCGCTCGCCGGCACCGGCGTCGGCTTCGTGATCTACATGCTGATGGCCAACGCGGGACTCGCGGTGGTGTTCGTCGCCGTGCCGTGGCTCTTCATCGCTCTGAAGGCCGCCGGCGTGGCCTATCTGGGGTGGCTCGCGTGGAAGGCGCTGCGCCCCGGGGGCGCGGGCGTCTTCGAGATTCGTGACCTGCCACGGGACAGTGGTCGGCGACTGTTCCGGATGGGCCTGGTCACCAACCTGCTCAACCCCAAGGCCGCCATCATGTACCTGACACTGATTCCTCAGTTCATCGACCCGCACCGGGGCCACCAGCTCACCCAGGGCGTCGCTCTCGGCCTGCTGCAGATCGGAATCAGCATGACCGTCAACGCGCTCATCGTCGTGGGCGCTGCCTCGATCGCCGGCGTCCTGGCCCGCCGCCCCGCGTGGACCGTCTGGCAGCGACGGATCAGCGGAACCCTGCTGGGCGCCGTCGCGATCCTGCTCGCACGTGAGGTTCCCGCCCGAGCGCACGTCTGA
- a CDS encoding CGNR zinc finger domain-containing protein, which yields MHLNPYGEYAVLLAQSLADDWPADRDGVVDRTREYGMTMPFPEQAGDHDRCRNVVDQWLAVVDAPDADHRAALLNEQMATVSAYPRLTDHHGEGWHLHYRDIDDDLPLVLHSVFAVGTALHLSTRGIDRLGRCASAPCRKVIVDTSRNGTQRYCSPRCASRDAVRRHRARATARES from the coding sequence ATGCATCTCAACCCTTACGGTGAGTACGCGGTGCTGCTGGCGCAGTCGTTGGCCGACGACTGGCCGGCCGACCGCGACGGCGTCGTCGATCGCACGCGCGAATACGGCATGACCATGCCCTTCCCGGAGCAGGCCGGTGACCACGACCGCTGCCGGAACGTCGTCGACCAGTGGCTGGCCGTCGTCGACGCCCCGGATGCCGACCATCGGGCCGCTCTGTTGAACGAGCAGATGGCGACGGTCTCGGCCTACCCTCGCCTCACGGATCACCACGGGGAGGGCTGGCACCTGCACTACCGGGACATCGACGACGACCTTCCCCTGGTGCTTCACTCGGTGTTCGCCGTCGGGACGGCGCTCCACCTGAGCACGCGAGGCATCGATCGCCTCGGGCGCTGCGCGTCGGCACCGTGCCGGAAGGTGATCGTCGACACCTCGCGCAACGGAACCCAACGATACTGTTCGCCTCGATGCGCCAGTCGTGACGCCGTCAGACGCCACCGTGCGCGAGCCACCGCTCGGGAGAGCTGA
- a CDS encoding family 16 glycosylhydrolase — protein sequence MPSSPESLPPAPNRAPDFDDDFSGGGAPDPRRWVAAYLPHWTTPDRARARFETVTTGLQLRIDADQPDWRPEDSPLRVSNLQTGLFSGPVGSPRGTHRHRADLTVRTETPLELLFAPSRGRVEVTVSASRDPGCMTAAWLVGTEHRSPSESGEICLFEIDAEAVGETTTAARTGVKAHHDPALTTDMAEVEIPLDASQPHTWTAIWGDGVTLIGCEGRVVRRIARCPDYPLFLMIDLFETAPPGGSYPKSATVHRVRAWH from the coding sequence ATGCCGTCTTCGCCGGAGAGCCTTCCTCCTGCCCCGAACCGCGCCCCCGACTTCGACGACGACTTCAGCGGCGGTGGGGCGCCCGACCCGCGGCGCTGGGTGGCCGCCTACCTCCCGCACTGGACCACTCCCGACCGAGCTCGCGCCCGCTTCGAGACCGTGACGACCGGCCTCCAGCTGCGCATCGACGCCGACCAGCCCGACTGGCGCCCCGAAGACTCCCCGCTCCGGGTCTCGAACCTCCAGACGGGCCTCTTCTCGGGCCCGGTCGGCTCCCCGCGGGGCACGCACCGCCACCGCGCCGACCTCACCGTGCGCACCGAGACACCCCTCGAGTTGCTCTTCGCACCCTCCCGGGGCCGGGTCGAGGTCACCGTCTCCGCCAGCCGGGATCCCGGATGCATGACCGCGGCCTGGCTCGTCGGCACCGAGCACCGCTCCCCCTCCGAATCGGGCGAGATCTGCCTGTTCGAGATCGACGCCGAGGCCGTCGGCGAGACCACCACGGCCGCCCGCACGGGCGTCAAGGCGCACCACGACCCCGCCCTCACGACCGACATGGCCGAGGTCGAGATCCCGCTCGATGCTTCCCAACCCCACACCTGGACGGCGATCTGGGGCGACGGCGTCACGCTCATCGGATGCGAGGGCCGGGTCGTGCGCCGCATCGCCCGGTGCCCCGACTACCCGCTGTTCCTCATGATCGACCTCTTCGAGACAGCACCACCCGGCGGCTCCTACCCCAAGTCGGCCACCGTGCATCGCGTGCGCGCCTGGCACTGA